The Montipora capricornis isolate CH-2021 chromosome 6, ASM3666992v2, whole genome shotgun sequence genome has a window encoding:
- the LOC138051629 gene encoding uncharacterized protein yields the protein MASAPWQQSQELGPNKVQVTILASDWGSSKGGLSTIKRELAIRLAKFSEVQVTYFLPKCSEEDRKVALSHGIKILAATRLPGYEELEWLSFPPDHLRIDVIVGHGVKLGRQALVIRNSRKCKWIQMVHTDPEELGMFKCYENLISKGEEKHNVEVELCEMADFIVGVGPKLAEAFRNYLRSCQKQQDVIDFTPGNFDEFVSVQQVREVRKQYSVLVFGRGDAEDFELKGFDIAARSVAALPDTRLLVVGAPDGNREEIANRLLECGIPKRRFRVKGYIESRESLKGLFGTVDLVLMPSRTEGFRLTGLEALSAGLPVIVSKNSGFGEALGNVPFGSAFVIYSEDPNAWTAAIKNIWDKDRQTRLFEAKVLRVSYGMKYSWSEKCSNLLRRIFQTPNESSVPPEILARGPEAVYAFQKALQTGKCKVYRGRIMLLGQDRAGKTSLKKSLLGLPFDPWQESTVGVEVDPSTCEIEVDRVINWTPSKRKKLEESEFEEEIARLIAKDLAQTEANKKNETAAESQFEQVQRSNLEEEVEDQENLEPPSNEPESWSYVDQKSEIAEEVGKSKDEGPVEKSNELELNIDNATVPNNVADLVVHYLQDQRLEDEIKTKEVILTLWDFAGQHLYYAAHSVFLSQRAVYVLVYNLNKNLLAEAKSCCRQGINEILLDNFNNESNLDNLVSWLVSVHSIRSVAGDAHKYFENEKRKLPYLRPPVIIVGTHADQAFEDVKTTEKHIKDRILGKEYAKHVITTYFAVNNTAENDEGVEKLRQKIMEVLNNEPYMGEEVPLRWFYFEKVVQALVARPMYHMDLDQLLPVIKQFCHIDDQDETTAMLNFYHDLGIIVKHGRTVVLQAQWLIDLFKQLITVPPYEEADPLCVNWWKELQDTGILRTALVDYVFADFIEKGLLKQDILEMMELYGLIAKFSSEMSTSENEEEQIYFVPTQLRSSPLGLCEIKPSELDPCPLFVHFLDGFVPHGLFPQFVSRCIGWCSENGFKETPQLFNDGARFLLGKPIICALILICRKRFIKVVLKRAECSLEPSSSNASNKMAIEFRTFMEKTLNGLSQDLSWPSNLRYELSVACTQCQQSGHMLSQHRSQSFGQDDFPHLLQVPPPYGKLICTKNFADKAVTVLGLEKWFELRHSQNEEQKMDLMPLASPGRKKGKKRSMEVRMSSEAVALDPSFSCKSGIPSRDDLLLIAHELGTKWKMLGRVLKVPDPVVEQIKKDNDELSERCYKVLTSWKERSASEATYQRLAKALQHPAVDRKALAVKYCGLRSCKKKRLAKDF from the exons ATGGCATCAGCCCCATGGCAGCAATCTCAAGAACTTGGCCCCAACAAAGTTCAAGTCACCATTTTGGCTTCTGATTGGGGATCCAGTAAAGGCGGACTTTCCACAATCAAAAGAGAGTTGGCCATACGGCTGGCCAAATTCTCAGAAGTTCAAGTCACATACTTTTTACCGAAATGCTCTGAGGAGGATAGGAAAGTAGCTCTCAGCCATGGCATAAAGATTCTTGCGGCAACACGACTTCCAGGTTATGAAGAACTGGAATGGCTCAGCTTTCCACCAGATCATTTGCGAATAGACGTCATCGTTGGCCATGGAGTGAAACTTGGTCGCCAAGCACTAGTTATCCGCAACTCTCGCAAATGCAAGTGGATACAAATGGTACACACTGACCCGGAGGAACTAGGAATGTTCAAGTGTTACGAGAATCTAATCTCAAAGGGCGAGGAAAAGCACAATGTCGAAGTAGAGCTGTGCGAGATGGCTGATTTCATTGTAGGAGTCGGGCCCAAGCTGGCAGAGGCCTTTCGCAACTACCTCCGCAGTTGTCAAAAACAGCAAGATGTTATCGACTTCACACCTGGaaattttgatgaatttgtcaGTGTTCAGCAAGTTCGCGAGGTAAGAAAACAGTACAGTGTCCTGGTGTTCGGTCGTGGAGATGCTGAAGATTTTGAGTTAAAAGGGTTTGACATTGCAGCAAGATCTGTTGCGGCATTACCTGACACTCGTCTTCTTGTCGTCGGAGCACCCGATGGAAACCGTGAAGAGATCGCAAATCGATTGCTGGAATGTGGTATTCCCAAACGTCGCTTCAGGGTGAAAGGCTACATTGAGAGCCGAGAGAGCTTGAAGGGATTATTCGGTACGGTGGATCTTGTACTGATGCCTTCTAGAACAGAGGGGTTTCGTTTGACAGGTCTGGAGGCTCTGTCAGCTGGGCTACCTGTGATTGTCAGCAAGAATTCGGGATTTGGAGAAGCCCTGGGCAATGTACCATTTGGTTCTGCATTTGTTATTTACTCAGAGGATCCCAATGCGTGGACAGCGGCTATCAAGAACATCTGGGACAAGGACAGGCAGACAAGACTCTTTGAGGCTAAGGTTTTGCGTGTCTCCTATGGAATGAAATATAGCTGGTCTGAAAAGTGCAGTAATCTTCTCCGAAGGATATTCCAGACACCTAACG AGTCTTCTGTTCCACCGGAAATTCTAGCGCGGGGCCCAGAGGCTGTGTATGCTTTTCAGAAGGCCCTGCAAACTGGGAAGTGCAAAGTTTATCGTGGGCGCATCATGCTTCTCGGACAGGACCGTGCAGGCAAAACAAGCCTGAAGAAATCTCTGCTCGGTTTGCCTTTTGACCCTTGGCAAGAGAGTACTGTTGGAGTTGAAGTTGATCCATCGACGTGTGAAATTGAAGTGGATCGAGTCATAAACTGGACTCCGAGTAAACGAAAGAAACTCGAGGAATCCGAGTTTGAGGAAGAAATAGCAAGACTAATTGCTAAAGATTTGGCCCAAACTgaagcaaacaagaaaaatgagACTGCTGCGGAGTCACAATTTGAGCAGGTCCAG AGGAGCAACCTTGAAGAGGAGGTTGAGGACCAAGAAAACCTGGAACCGCCGTCAAATGAGCCTGAATCATGGTCTTATGTGGACCAAAAGAGCGAGATTGCAGAGGAGGTGGGAAAATCCAAGGATGAAGGGCCAGTAGAGAAAAGCAACGAACTAGAGTTAAATATCGATAATGCCACTGTGCCAAATAATGTCGCTGACCTAGTTGTACATTACTTGCAAGATCAACGACTGGAAGATgaaatcaaaacaaaggaaGTCATTTTAACTCTGTGGGATTTTGCCGGCCAACATCTTTATTATGCTGCACATTCCGTGTTTCTATCTCAGCGAGCAGTTTACGTCTTGGTGTATAATCTCAATAAAAACTTGTTGGCGGAAGCAAAGTCCTGTTGCAGACAGGGAATCAATGAGATTTTGTTGGATAattttaacaatgaaagcaatttAGATAATTTGGTGTCATGGCTGGTTTCAGTGCACAGTattcgatctgttgctggtgaTGCTCACAAATACTTTGAGAATGAAAAAAGGAAGCTGCCGTATCTCCGACCTCCAGTGATTATCGTAGGAACACATGCCGATCAGGCTTTTGAAGACGTGAAGACCACGGAAAAGCACATCAAAGATAGAATTTTAGGCAAAGAGTACGCGAAGCATGTCATAACGACATACTTTGCCGTTAACAACACGGCTGAGAACGACGAAGGCGTCGAAAAGTTGCGGCAGAAAATCATGGAAGTGTTAAACAATGAGCCATACATGGGTGAAGAGGTGCCGCTTAG GTGGTTCTATTTTGAAAAAGTTGTGCAAGCTCTTGTAGCCAGGCCAATGTACCACATGGACCTTGATCAGCTTCTCCCTGTCATTAAACAATTTTGCCATATCGATGACCAGGACGAAACAACAGCCATGCTTAATTTCTATCATGACCTTGGTATAATTGTGAAGCATGGGCGGACTGTGGTGTTACAGGCCCAGTGGTTGATCGACTTATTCAAGCAATTAATCACTGTTCCGCCTTATGAAGAGGCT GATCCTTTGTGCGTGAATTGGTGGAAAGAACTCCAAGATACCGGCATTTTAAGGACAGCTCTTGTCGAttatgtttttgctgattttattGAGAAAGGCCTCCTAAAACAGGATATCCTTGAGATGATGGAGCTCTATGGATTAATCGCCAAATTTTCCTCAGAAATGTCGACTTCAGAAAACGAAGAAGAGCAAATCTACTTCGTACCAACACAGTTAAGGTCATCACCATTGGGCCTTTGCGAGATCAAACCGTCTGAGCTCGATCCATGTCCACTTTTTGTGCATTTTCTCGATGGGTTTGTACCTCATGGGCTGTTTCCACAGTTTGTGTCAAGATGCATTGGTTGGTGTTCCGAAAATGGGTTCAAGGAAACTCCTCAACTGTTCAATGATGGGGCCAGGTTTTTACTTGGAAAGCCGATTATATGCGCCCttatcctgatttgcagaaaacgtTTCATCAAGGTCGTTTTAAAAAGGGCTGAGTGTTCACTCGAACCGTCATCGAGCAATGCTTCAAATAAAATGGCCATCGAATTTCGCACCTTCATGGAGAAAACCTTAAATGGCCTCTCACAAGACCTTTCTTGGCCAAGTAATCTTCGGTATGAGTTAAGTGTGGCATGTACGCAATGCCAGCAAAGTGGCCACATGCTTTCCCAACATAGGTCTCAGAGTTTTGGCCAAGACGATTTCCCTCATCTTCTCCAAGTACCACCACCGTATGGAAAGCTGATTTGCACGAAGAATTTTGCGGATAAAGCGGTTACAGTTCTAGGACTGGAGAAGTGGTTTGAACTTCGACATTCTCAG aaCGAGGAGCAGAAAATGGATCTGATGCCATTGGCGAGTCCTGGgagaaaaaaggggaaaaaaaggagCATGGAAGTGCGCATGTCTTCGGAGGCAGTAG